A DNA window from Zingiber officinale cultivar Zhangliang chromosome 3A, Zo_v1.1, whole genome shotgun sequence contains the following coding sequences:
- the LOC122051971 gene encoding CDPK-related protein kinase-like: MELCEGGELLERILSRGGRYSEEDAKAIVIQILSVIAFCHLQGVVHRDLKPENFLFTTRDENAQMKLIDFGLSDFVKPVYKSQVL; this comes from the exons ATGGA ATTATGTGAAGGTGGAGAATTATTAGAAAGAATTTTATCCAG AGGTGGAAGGTACTCAGAGGAGGATGCAAAAGCTATAGTTATTCAAATACTGAGTGTAATCGCCTTTTGTCATCTTCAAGGTGTTGTGCATCGTGATTTAAAGCCAGAG AATTTTCTTTTCACCACTAGAGATGAAAATGCTCAGATGAAGTTGATTGATTTTGGCCTTTCCGATTTTGTTAAACCAG tttacaaatctcaagtactctag